CTCTATCGGCAATTGAGTATGCGAAAAAGAACCCAATTAGTTTAGTCATTTGTGATTTGCTTATGCCTGCAATCAGTGGTTTTGCTGTTTTAGAGGATATTAAATTGCTACAGCCGAACTGCTCTCGCCTTTTGATTACTGGCTATGCAGAGCTAGAAGCTTCTAAAAGTGCACTTAACAATAATATAGCTAATATGATTACCGCAAAACCTTGGGATAACTTTGAACTAACTATGCTGGTTGATATATTAATTGAAAATAGTCACCTTAAATTTAATCAATGCGTAGAAAATGTGAGTTCATAGTGCAGCAGTTTGTGGTCGCTGCCGTTTACTGAGTTAACACCAACATTAGATAAAGAAATGTTTTCACTCACTAAGCAGTGATCTATTGGTAAACCCAAAACTTTTAAATCACTTAGCTGATTATTGAAAGACCAACTTGTATAAAAATCTGCGCGATTAAAGCAACTGCTTTTAGTCTTTATAAAGTACCGTGACCAAGGTACTGTATTAAAATCACCGGCAACTAACCAACTCCCTTTCAAGTTTTTAATTTCATTACTAACTTCACTTAATACACTATTTCTCTGACTCCATAAAGTATGAGTTCTAGGTGATGGAGGATGAAAAAAAACACTATTTAACATAATGTTATTGTACAAGAAACTAAGTTTTACATAGCCAAGTTTAGGATTATCAAAGCGTTTAATTTGCCTTTGCACAATAGGTAGCTTGGAGATAACAAGAATGCCAAATGGTGCCCCTTCAACTTCAGCATAACCAAACAAATGATATTGCGTGTTGAGTTCATCAAGCACATGGCGCTGCGTATCATTAAACTCAAACAGTACCAAGATATCATTTTGCGTACCTAAAAATTGACTGTCGATGATCTGTGCTAAGTTAGGATTGCTATATTGCAAATTTACTTGTGCGATTTTGATATCGGAATTTTTAACAGCTTCAGATGATGAGTAAGGTTTAAAGTGAAATAGAAACTAAGCCAATACTTAAAAAAACTAAACAAAAAGAAAGCTTTTTATTCCATAACAATAAAAGTATTGCAGGTAATAAGCTACATATAATCAGCACGCCACGCAAAGCGCCTGCTAAATCAAACAGGTAACCTTCGAGTTGATTAAAAGCCAACAATATAATTAATATATAAATAACCAGTAATATTAAACGCATCGCACTCCCCCCTTTGATTACTTATAGCTGCATATTTTGTTCCTTGCTGATAGATTCATATAACATAAATAGTATGATGTGTTCTTTTGTTGTAAAAAATTAAGCACCCGAAGGTACTTAATTCACTTTAAACTTACAGTAAGTCTTACTCGAAACCGTTAATCATTTTATCGCAAACTACCGGAGTTGGTCTGTGGTTATCATCAACAGCAACAAACGTAAAGCTACCTGAAATAGCTAAGTGCTTGTCATCTTTGTGCATTCTTTCTAAAAAGATTTCAACGTCTACTTTAAGGCTGGTATTACCTACATGTACAACTTTAGAGATAAGCTCTGCGAATGTACCAGCCGGAATGGCTTCTTTAAAATCTACACGGTCAGACGAAATCGTTACAAGTGGCTTACGACAAAAACGTGTAGCAGCAATAAACGCTACTTCATCCATCCACGCCAACGCGTCACCGCCAAATAAAGTATTGTGGTGGTTGGTACGGCCAGGAAAAACAGTTTTTGTTACTGATGTTGTTGAGTCAGCAATACGCTTTGCAATAATAGCGTCACGATCGATTTGTTGTGTCATAGTCTCTACTTTTTATTAGCTAATGTATCTTGCATCATTAGCGCAGGATCAAGGCGTTCATTCTTCCAATTAAAACGCCAGTCTAAATGAGGGCCAGTTACGCGACCAGTCGCGCCGATCTCAGCAATTTTATCGCCACGCTTAATTTCATCCCCTACTTTTACATCTAATTTGCTTAAATGGATGTAAGTAGAGGTAACGCCATGGCCATGGTCAAGAATTAAAGTACCACCAGAGTAATATAAGTCAGCATCAGCAAAAACCACTGTGCCGCTGACTGGGGCATACACTGGACTACCCGTTTTATTGGCAATGTCTAATCCAAAGTGTGGTCGACGTGGTTCACCATTAAAGTAGCGCTGGCTACCATAAACACCAGAAATTCGCCCAACTGCAGGCTTATAAACGGGATCTAAAAAATAACGTAAATCAGAATTAACTTGTCTAGCTTTACGAACAGCAACAGCTTCACGGCTAATACGTTCAGACACTTCTTTAGGGGGCGAAACATATTTTTTTGCAACACCGGTGATTTTATCAATTTTGTAATCACGCTTAGTGATCACAATTGCTTGTTCGTGGCTTACACCAGCACTATCAACCCAAGAAAGGCTATGATTTGTCTTAGCATCACGACCAAAGCCGAAAACAAACTCACCATTTGTTGAAAGCTTAAGAGACTCACCATTGAAGCTAACACTTTTAGCGCCTTCAATTTGACCTGTTACTAAACCGCCTTGAGTTAAATGTCCTTTTAATTCAACAGCACTTGCAGTTAAAGAAAACAATCCTGCAAATGCTGCTATTAGTAATCCTTTACGCATAACTTATAGACCCCTTGCCAACCCCTTCATAAGCTGTAATTTTTACTTCTGATTCAGGGTATTGGTTTTTAACTTGTGAACTTAAGTAGTCTGCAATGCACTCAACCGTAGTATCGCAAGGTAAAATGTCGCAGCGTGACTTATCAATCGCCATTTCAAAATAGCCTTGCTGTGATGTATAAGCAAAACATACATCGTTATCTTGTGCTGTTACATGCTTAAGGTCTGATTTATTAATTTCATCTTCAGCTGTTGCTAAATAAATGTCTTCCCATTTATCTGCCCACTCTTTTTGTAAGCGAGGCATAGCCATACCATCAAGGCTAATACCAATTTGTGAGCGATGACCATGAATAATACGCTGACAATTACCATCGTGCTTTTTAAGACCGTGACTATAGTGATAGTAAAAGCTTTGGCTGTGCTCTGGGTATAAATTAATTTCAATCTTTTCAATGTTGCTAGGTAACTCAGGCATAATAGTTTTAATTAAAAACTCAGTTACCGATTTTTCATCTACAATATCAGCATCAATTAAACAAAATGCTTGATTTGGAGCACTCATAGCTAAGTGGTAATTATCACCAAAGTGACAATCTAACACGCTGTGATCAGCATGCTTTATAATTGAACCGTTTAGACTGTTAGGCACAGCAAGTTTATGGTCGATACAGTTATCAATAATGCCCTTAATCTGTTTTTTGACTAAACCAAAATCAAGGACCATCGACTCATCATTTAATTGACCGTGCAGAGTTAAATCCACAATCCAGCTCTCGCCAACTGCGCCGCGTTTATTACACAAGTAAGAAAAATCAATCACTGTTAGTGAGTTTACAAAAAGGATCATAAATTTCCTTTAGACTGGTTAAAGAATCACAGCAATTATAATGATTTTTACTTCACAATGCGCGGTTTTATCTCCCTTTATCAGCGACACTTTAATTAAATGGTCATAAAACAAGCGAAAAATAGCAAAAAATTAACTGCTCCGAGTTGTTTAGCGTACAAGTGTACGCTAAAGTACGGGGCAATTTCTAAGCGATGAATAAGAGTTATGGAACCTAAAAACAGCTATACAAAAGAAGAATTGGTCCTTTGTGGTCAAGGTGAAATGTTCGGTGAAGGCAACTGTCGTTTACCAAGTGACAACATGCTAATGATGGACCGCATTATCTCTATCACTGCTGACGGTGGTGAGCACGGTAAAGGTCAGATCGTTGCAGAACTAGATATCAACCCTGATCTTTGGTTCTTCGACTGTCACTTTAAAGGTGACCCGGTAATGCCAGGTTGTCTAGGCCTAGATGCAATGTGGCAATTAGTTGGTTTCTTCCTTGGTTGGTCTGGTGGTCCAGGTCTTGGTCGTGCACTTGGTGTAGGTGAAGTTAAATTCACAGGTCAAATCTTACCAACAGCTAAAAAAGTAACTTACCGTTTAGACATGAAGCGTGTTATTAAACGTAAATTATTCATGGGTATGGCTGATGGTACTGTTGAAGTCGATGGCCGCGTTATTTATGAAGCAAAAGATCTAAAAGTAGGTCTTTTCCAAGATACATCTGCGTTTTAATCTTTAATTTAAGATACAAAATAGCAGGTACAAAAAAGCCCCTTGATGGGGCTTTTTTGCGTGAATAAGGTGCCTATATTAAGTTTTGAACATATTACGGTTTTCAATGGCCTCTCGCCAGCCACCCAACCATTCAGATTTAGGGTCGATTTGTTGATAAGGGCATTGTTCTTTTGAACGGCCTGCCAAGCCTGCTTTATAACCTTGAGAATGAGCTCTTTCTAAACGATCTCTTTTCTGTCTCTTCATAGGTAATATCCTCACCTTTTATATTTATAGATATGTAGCGAAATTGACATCTACATTTAATGAATAGTTAATAAAACTGTTAAATTCAAATGGCAAAAAACAATTAAATAGTTTGACAATAACTAACATGCTGATGCTCAAATGAATTAACATTTAAAATGACTAAGTGGTCGTACCTCTTCATCTAAAACGACCTATAAATACACTTAAATTCAGCTAAACACGATACAGCTCTTTTTAGCCTCCTAAATTATGACCAACACTTTTTTAGCAAAGTTCCCATTTAAATTGTAATCATGACAAATTTATGATGATTACAATTTAGTCAAATTAATTCTTGCATATTAAAAACCGATCGGTCTAATATAGTCGTCATGGAAAAACATAGCAAAGTGCCAAGCCGTCGCGGCAGGCCACCCAAAATAGCGCGTTCAAATGCAGATACTCGTGCCCTATTAATTAATACGGGCTTAGCTGTATTGACCGAAAAAGGCTTTAGCGCAACAGGCATTGATTTAATTTTAAAATCGGCTCAAGTGCCAAAAGGGTCTTTTTATCATTATTTCAAAAGTAAAAATGATTTTGGCTTAGCACTCATCGATGCTTATGACAATTATTTTCAAGCAAAGTTAAAACGCCATTTAACAAACGAAGCTACAACACCTCTTGAGAGAATTGTGCTGTTTGCAAATGATGCTAAACAAGGGATGGCAAAATTTGAATTTACACGTGGGTGCTTAATTGGCAATTTAAACCAAGAACTCAGTTACCTTGATGATTTCATGATTGAACGCATCAAAAAGGCTTACAATAGCTGGCAAGCATTAATTGAACAGTGCTTACTTGACGCTAAAAAGCTAAAACAAATACCCCAAGCATCAGATTGTAAGATGCTTGCTGAATTTTTTTGGATTGGCTGGGAGGGTGCAGTAATGCGCTCTAAACTTGATAAATCAAGTGAACCGCTTACCCTTTATACAGCACAATTTTTACGCTTAATTTTATAAAGCCGTTTTAAACGGTTTTATTTTAACCATTAAAAGACGATCGGTCTAAAAGGAGTCAACATGACAACATCAGTAAAATCGGTAGTTATAAACAAAGATGATCAAGGCTATCATGCCGAGTACACAGACTTTCCCGTAGAAAATATCCACCAGCACGATGTAAATATTGATGTTGACTACAGTACCTTAAATTACAAAGACGCTTTAGCTATCACTGGTAAAGGCCCAGTAGTAAGAACATTTCCAATGATCCCAGGCATCGACCTTGCTGGCACTGTTAGCGAATCTAACAGTGATGAATTTAAAGTAGGGGATAAAGTATTATTAAATGGCTTTGGGGTTGGTGAAAAATACCTAGGCGGTCTTAGCGAAAAAGCATCAATGAGTAGTGATTGGCTGATCCCCCTACCCGCTAACTTAACACCAAAGCAAGCAATGCAAATAGGAACAGCTGGTTATACAGCTATGCTAAGTATTATTGCTTTAGAAAAACAAGGTATCACGCCGCAAAGTGGCGAAGTCCTTGTAACTGGTGGTAATGGTGGCGTGGGTAGTTTTGCTATCTATTTATTAAACAAGCTTGGCTTTGATGTTGTTGCTACAACAGGCCGCATGAATGAAGCACAGCACCTTGAAAAATTAGGTGCAAAACGTGTTTTATCGCGTGATGAATTTTCGTCACCGGGCAAACCACTAGCTAAAGAACAATTCGCTGGTGCAATTGATTCAGTAGGTAGCCACACACTTGCAAATGTGTGTGCATCAATAAAATATGGTGGTGTTGTAACAGCGTGTGGTTTAGCACAAGGCATGGACTTCCCAGCAACAGTCGCGCCGTTTATCCTTCGCGGTATAAGCCTTATGGGTATAGATAGTGTAATGCGTCCTAAAGAAGACCGCATTGAAGCATGGCAGCGTTTAAGCGAGCTTGTTGAAACACAATACCTAGATACCATATCGCAAGAAATTCCTCTTTCACAAGCGATAGCAAATGCAGAAGCGTTACTAAAAGGTGAAATTCGCGGCCGCGTTGTGGTTAATTGCAAAGAATAAGCTCGAAAACAAACATTCTTAGCAAGTTAGCTATAAAACTAGGGTAAAGGCAATTATACTTACCCTAGTTTTGTAATACCGGACAGTCTAATGAGTAATAAAGAAATTTTCAGCAACAACCCACTGCAAGGTGTTGGTATCGAGCAAGTCGTAACAGAGCTTGTCGAACAATATGGCTGGGAATTACTCCACGCCTATATGCGTCTAAACTGCTTTAAAAATAATCCTGATGTTAAATCTGCGGTTAAGTTTTTACGTAAAACCCAATGGGCACAAGAAAAAGTAGAAAACTTTTATTTGTATCGTCTTAAAAACTTACCACGCCCTGATGATGTAAACTATGAATTGCCACCTCGCGATCGTGTGATCCCTGCTGATCAAAAACCAGGTGATCCTTGTGAGTTAAGTTTTACCGACGCCAAACGCATTCATGCTAAAAAAGAAGCCAAGCAGCAAGCACGAGCACGTAAGCAGCGTTCAAATGCGAGTAACCCTTGGGGTAATT
The nucleotide sequence above comes from Pseudoalteromonas shioyasakiensis. Encoded proteins:
- a CDS encoding response regulator — encoded protein: MKKNIVIIDDDEAILRSLKRLLGTNNHVICFNDPLSAIEYAKKNPISLVICDLLMPAISGFAVLEDIKLLQPNCSRLLITGYAELEASKSALNNNIANMITAKPWDNFELTMLVDILIENSHLKFNQCVENVSS
- a CDS encoding endonuclease/exonuclease/phosphatase family protein, with translation MQYSNPNLAQIIDSQFLGTQNDILVLFEFNDTQRHVLDELNTQYHLFGYAEVEGAPFGILVISKLPIVQRQIKRFDNPKLGYVKLSFLYNNIMLNSVFFHPPSPRTHTLWSQRNSVLSEVSNEIKNLKGSWLVAGDFNTVPWSRYFIKTKSSCFNRADFYTSWSFNNQLSDLKVLGLPIDHCLVSENISLSNVGVNSVNGSDHKLLHYELTFSTH
- a CDS encoding acyl-CoA thioesterase, with protein sequence MTQQIDRDAIIAKRIADSTTSVTKTVFPGRTNHHNTLFGGDALAWMDEVAFIAATRFCRKPLVTISSDRVDFKEAIPAGTFAELISKVVHVGNTSLKVDVEIFLERMHKDDKHLAISGSFTFVAVDDNHRPTPVVCDKMINGFE
- a CDS encoding M23 family metallopeptidase yields the protein MRKGLLIAAFAGLFSLTASAVELKGHLTQGGLVTGQIEGAKSVSFNGESLKLSTNGEFVFGFGRDAKTNHSLSWVDSAGVSHEQAIVITKRDYKIDKITGVAKKYVSPPKEVSERISREAVAVRKARQVNSDLRYFLDPVYKPAVGRISGVYGSQRYFNGEPRRPHFGLDIANKTGSPVYAPVSGTVVFADADLYYSGGTLILDHGHGVTSTYIHLSKLDVKVGDEIKRGDKIAEIGATGRVTGPHLDWRFNWKNERLDPALMMQDTLANKK
- a CDS encoding 6-carboxytetrahydropterin synthase, yielding MILFVNSLTVIDFSYLCNKRGAVGESWIVDLTLHGQLNDESMVLDFGLVKKQIKGIIDNCIDHKLAVPNSLNGSIIKHADHSVLDCHFGDNYHLAMSAPNQAFCLIDADIVDEKSVTEFLIKTIMPELPSNIEKIEINLYPEHSQSFYYHYSHGLKKHDGNCQRIIHGHRSQIGISLDGMAMPRLQKEWADKWEDIYLATAEDEINKSDLKHVTAQDNDVCFAYTSQQGYFEMAIDKSRCDILPCDTTVECIADYLSSQVKNQYPESEVKITAYEGVGKGSISYA
- the fabA gene encoding bifunctional 3-hydroxydecanoyl-ACP dehydratase/trans-2-decenoyl-ACP isomerase — its product is MEPKNSYTKEELVLCGQGEMFGEGNCRLPSDNMLMMDRIISITADGGEHGKGQIVAELDINPDLWFFDCHFKGDPVMPGCLGLDAMWQLVGFFLGWSGGPGLGRALGVGEVKFTGQILPTAKKVTYRLDMKRVIKRKLFMGMADGTVEVDGRVIYEAKDLKVGLFQDTSAF
- the rmf gene encoding ribosome modulation factor, whose product is MKRQKRDRLERAHSQGYKAGLAGRSKEQCPYQQIDPKSEWLGGWREAIENRNMFKT
- a CDS encoding TetR family transcriptional regulator C-terminal domain-containing protein, giving the protein MEKHSKVPSRRGRPPKIARSNADTRALLINTGLAVLTEKGFSATGIDLILKSAQVPKGSFYHYFKSKNDFGLALIDAYDNYFQAKLKRHLTNEATTPLERIVLFANDAKQGMAKFEFTRGCLIGNLNQELSYLDDFMIERIKKAYNSWQALIEQCLLDAKKLKQIPQASDCKMLAEFFWIGWEGAVMRSKLDKSSEPLTLYTAQFLRLIL
- a CDS encoding oxidoreductase → MTTSVKSVVINKDDQGYHAEYTDFPVENIHQHDVNIDVDYSTLNYKDALAITGKGPVVRTFPMIPGIDLAGTVSESNSDEFKVGDKVLLNGFGVGEKYLGGLSEKASMSSDWLIPLPANLTPKQAMQIGTAGYTAMLSIIALEKQGITPQSGEVLVTGGNGGVGSFAIYLLNKLGFDVVATTGRMNEAQHLEKLGAKRVLSRDEFSSPGKPLAKEQFAGAIDSVGSHTLANVCASIKYGGVVTACGLAQGMDFPATVAPFILRGISLMGIDSVMRPKEDRIEAWQRLSELVETQYLDTISQEIPLSQAIANAEALLKGEIRGRVVVNCKE
- a CDS encoding VF530 family DNA-binding protein, with product MSNKEIFSNNPLQGVGIEQVVTELVEQYGWELLHAYMRLNCFKNNPDVKSAVKFLRKTQWAQEKVENFYLYRLKNLPRPDDVNYELPPRDRVIPADQKPGDPCELSFTDAKRIHAKKEAKQQARARKQRSNASNPWGN